In Streptomyces sp. SID8374, one genomic interval encodes:
- a CDS encoding ACP S-malonyltransferase, which produces MLVLVAPGQGAQTPGFLTPWLDLPGAADRIAAWSDAIGLDLAHYGTKADADEIRDTAVAQPLLVAAGLLSAAALDAVSPDVVAGHSVGEITAAAIAGVIDDEAALRFVRTRGLGMAEAAAVTETGMAALLGGDPAVTVPHLEKLGLTPANVNGGGQIVAAGTAAQIAALEADKPEGVRRVVALKVAGAFHTHHMAPAVEKLRAAVGDLTVTDPTVRYVSNADGHTVATGTEVIARLVGQVANPVRWDLCMETFQELGVTALVELSPGGTLTGLAKRALPGVKTLALKTPDDLDAARALISEHAGA; this is translated from the coding sequence GTGCTCGTACTCGTCGCTCCCGGCCAAGGCGCTCAGACGCCCGGCTTCCTGACTCCCTGGCTCGACCTCCCCGGTGCCGCCGACCGCATCGCGGCCTGGTCCGACGCCATCGGGCTCGACCTTGCCCACTACGGCACTAAGGCCGACGCGGACGAGATCCGCGACACGGCCGTCGCCCAGCCGCTCCTGGTCGCCGCGGGCCTGCTCTCGGCCGCCGCCCTGGACGCGGTCTCCCCCGATGTCGTCGCGGGTCACAGCGTCGGTGAGATCACCGCCGCCGCGATCGCCGGTGTCATCGACGACGAGGCGGCGCTCCGCTTCGTCCGTACCCGCGGGCTCGGCATGGCCGAGGCCGCCGCGGTCACCGAGACCGGTATGGCGGCCCTGCTCGGCGGCGACCCCGCCGTGACGGTCCCGCACCTGGAGAAGCTCGGCCTGACCCCCGCCAACGTCAACGGGGGCGGCCAGATCGTCGCCGCCGGCACCGCGGCCCAGATCGCCGCCCTGGAGGCCGACAAGCCCGAGGGCGTACGCCGGGTCGTCGCGCTGAAGGTGGCCGGCGCGTTCCACACGCACCACATGGCCCCGGCCGTGGAGAAGCTGCGCGCGGCCGTCGGGGACCTCACGGTCACCGACCCGACCGTGCGGTACGTGTCCAACGCCGACGGCCACACGGTCGCCACCGGCACCGAGGTCATCGCCCGGCTGGTCGGCCAGGTCGCCAACCCGGTCCGCTGGGACCTGTGCATGGAGACCTTCCAGGAGCTCGGCGTGACCGCGCTGGTCGAGTTGAGCCCCGGGGGCACCCTCACCGGGCTCGCCAAGCGGGCGCTGCCCGGTGTGAAGACGCTCGCGCTCAAGACCCCCGACGACCTCGACGCCGCCCGCGCGCTCATCTCCGAGCACGCAGGCGCCTAA
- a CDS encoding acyl carrier protein has protein sequence MAATQEEIVTGLAEIVNEIAGIPVEDVQLDKSFTDDLDVDSLSMVEVVVAAEERFDVKIPDEDVKNLKTVGDAADYILKHQG, from the coding sequence ATGGCCGCCACGCAGGAAGAGATCGTCACCGGTCTCGCCGAGATCGTCAACGAGATCGCCGGTATCCCGGTCGAGGACGTCCAGCTGGACAAGTCCTTCACCGACGACCTGGACGTCGACTCGCTGTCCATGGTCGAGGTCGTCGTCGCCGCCGAGGAGCGCTTCGACGTCAAGATCCCCGACGAGGACGTCAAGAACCTCAAGACGGTCGGCGACGCTGCCGACTACATCCTGAAGCACCAGGGCTGA
- a CDS encoding ketoacyl-ACP synthase III encodes MSKIKPSKGAPYARILGVGGYRPTRVVPNEVILETIDSSDEWIRSRSGIVTRHWASEEETVAAMSIEASGKAIADAGIAPEQIGAVVVSTVSHFKQTPAVATEIAHKIGAGKPAAFDISAGCAGFGYGLTLAKGMIVEGSAEYVLVIGVERLSDLTDLEDRATAFLFGDGAGAVVVGPSQEPAIGPTVWGSEGDKSETIKQTVSWNDLHIGDVSKLPLDSKGEIKFPAITQEGQAVFRWAVYEMAKVAQQALDAAGVSPEDLDVFIPHQANMRIIDSMVKTLKLPEHVTVARDIESTGNTSAASIPLAMERLLATGQAKSGDTALVIGFGAGLVYAATVVTLP; translated from the coding sequence ATGTCGAAGATCAAGCCCAGCAAGGGCGCCCCGTACGCGCGCATCCTCGGGGTCGGCGGCTACCGCCCGACCCGGGTCGTGCCCAACGAGGTGATCCTCGAGACGATCGACTCCTCCGACGAGTGGATCCGCTCCCGCTCCGGCATCGTCACCCGCCACTGGGCCTCCGAGGAGGAGACCGTGGCGGCGATGTCGATCGAGGCGTCCGGCAAGGCCATCGCCGACGCGGGCATCGCGCCCGAGCAGATCGGCGCGGTCGTCGTCTCGACCGTCTCGCACTTCAAGCAGACCCCGGCCGTCGCCACCGAGATCGCCCACAAGATCGGCGCGGGCAAGCCGGCCGCCTTCGACATCTCGGCCGGCTGCGCGGGCTTCGGCTACGGCCTGACCCTGGCCAAGGGCATGATCGTCGAGGGTTCGGCGGAGTACGTCCTCGTCATCGGCGTGGAGCGGCTCAGCGACCTGACCGACCTGGAGGACCGCGCGACGGCCTTCCTGTTCGGTGACGGCGCGGGCGCGGTCGTCGTCGGCCCCTCCCAGGAGCCGGCCATCGGCCCGACCGTGTGGGGCTCCGAGGGCGACAAGTCCGAGACCATCAAGCAGACGGTGTCCTGGAACGACCTGCACATCGGCGACGTCTCCAAGCTGCCTCTCGACTCCAAGGGCGAGATCAAGTTCCCGGCCATCACCCAGGAGGGCCAGGCGGTCTTCCGCTGGGCCGTCTACGAGATGGCGAAGGTCGCCCAGCAGGCGCTGGACGCGGCCGGGGTCTCCCCCGAAGACCTGGACGTCTTCATCCCGCACCAGGCCAACATGCGGATCATCGACTCGATGGTGAAGACCCTCAAGCTGCCGGAACACGTCACGGTCGCCCGTGACATCGAGTCCACCGGCAACACGTCCGCCGCCTCGATCCCGCTCGCGATGGAGCGGCTCCTGGCGACCGGTCAGGCGAAGAGCGGCGACACCGCGCTCGTCATCGGCTTCGGGGCGGGTCTCGTCTACGCCGCGACGGTCGTTACCCTCCCCTAG
- a CDS encoding helix-turn-helix domain-containing protein, which translates to MPRPDPEHSAAHDAHLHAATLKRLEQSSGRLAANAIARMDESLPWYRAMPPENRSWIGLVAQAGIAAFTEWFRHPETPQAISTDVFGTAPRELTRAITLRQTVEMVRTTIEVMEAAIEEVAAPGDESVLREALLVYAREIAFATAQVYAQAAEARGAWDARLESLVVNAVLSGEADEGAVSRAAALGWNSPEHVCVILGTAPDGDSELTVEAIRRAARHAKLQVLTGVLGNRLVVIAGGSDNPLQVAKGLIGPYAAGPVVAGPVVPDLLAATRSAQAAAAGLKACLAWQDAPRPVLADDLLPERAMAGDPAARDQLVEEIYRPLEEAGSALLETLSVYLEQASSLEGAARMLFVHPNTVRYRLRRVTDVTGWSPSDVRSAFTLRIALILGRLAAADPQS; encoded by the coding sequence GTGCCCCGACCCGATCCTGAGCATTCCGCCGCCCACGACGCCCACCTGCATGCCGCGACCCTGAAACGGCTGGAGCAGTCATCCGGCCGGCTGGCCGCGAACGCGATTGCCCGCATGGACGAATCGCTGCCGTGGTACCGGGCGATGCCCCCGGAGAACCGGTCCTGGATCGGCCTGGTCGCCCAGGCCGGTATCGCGGCGTTCACCGAGTGGTTCCGGCATCCGGAGACCCCGCAGGCCATCTCGACCGATGTGTTCGGCACCGCCCCGCGCGAGCTGACCCGGGCGATCACGCTGCGGCAGACCGTCGAGATGGTGCGGACCACGATCGAGGTCATGGAGGCCGCGATCGAGGAGGTGGCCGCGCCCGGCGACGAGTCCGTGCTGCGGGAGGCGCTGCTCGTCTACGCGCGGGAGATCGCCTTCGCCACCGCCCAGGTCTACGCCCAGGCCGCCGAGGCCCGGGGGGCGTGGGACGCGCGTCTGGAGTCGCTGGTCGTCAACGCGGTGCTGTCCGGGGAGGCCGACGAAGGGGCCGTCTCCCGGGCCGCCGCGCTCGGGTGGAACTCACCCGAGCACGTCTGCGTCATCCTCGGCACCGCGCCCGACGGGGACAGCGAGCTGACCGTGGAGGCGATCCGGCGGGCCGCCCGGCACGCGAAGCTCCAGGTCCTCACCGGGGTCCTCGGCAACCGGCTCGTCGTCATCGCGGGCGGCAGCGACAACCCGCTCCAGGTCGCCAAGGGCCTGATCGGGCCGTACGCGGCCGGGCCGGTCGTCGCCGGGCCCGTGGTGCCGGACCTGCTGGCGGCCACCCGGTCCGCGCAGGCCGCGGCGGCCGGGCTGAAGGCCTGCCTGGCATGGCAGGACGCGCCCCGCCCGGTGCTCGCGGACGATCTCCTGCCCGAGCGCGCGATGGCCGGGGACCCTGCCGCGCGGGACCAGTTGGTGGAGGAGATCTACAGACCGCTGGAAGAAGCCGGTTCGGCGCTTCTGGAAACGCTGAGTGTCTATCTCGAACAGGCGAGCAGTCTGGAGGGGGCCGCACGGATGCTTTTCGTCCACCCCAACACCGTGCGCTACCGGCTACGACGTGTGACCGACGTCACCGGCTGGTCACCCTCCGATGTGCGCTCCGCGTTCACCCTCCGGATCGCCCTCATCCTGGGGCGCTTGGCCGCGGCGGATCCTCAGTCCTAG
- a CDS encoding pirin family protein, which translates to MISVHRSDDRYRGGDPDAGIETRHALSFGPFYDPDNLRFGPILACNEEHLAAGAGFDEHPHSHTEIVTWVVEGELTHRDSAGHSTVVRAGDVAHLSAAAGVRHVERNDGERPLTFLQMWLAPLESGGEPSYTVVPGIADSTPYALPQAGAMLHARRLTEGERTALPDAVRLYVHVVRGRVALEGEELGPGDAARITGAEGLEAAAVAEAAELLVWELR; encoded by the coding sequence GTGATTTCCGTACACCGGTCCGATGACCGCTACCGGGGCGGCGACCCGGACGCCGGTATCGAGACCCGGCACGCCCTCTCCTTCGGCCCCTTCTACGACCCCGACAACCTCCGCTTCGGCCCGATCCTGGCCTGCAACGAGGAACACCTGGCAGCGGGCGCCGGATTCGACGAGCACCCGCACAGCCATACGGAGATCGTCACCTGGGTGGTGGAGGGCGAGCTGACCCACCGCGACTCGGCCGGCCACTCCACCGTCGTACGGGCCGGGGACGTCGCCCACCTCAGCGCCGCCGCCGGAGTCCGCCACGTCGAACGCAACGACGGCGAGCGGCCGTTGACCTTCCTCCAGATGTGGCTGGCCCCCCTGGAGTCCGGCGGCGAACCCTCGTACACGGTCGTCCCCGGCATCGCCGACTCGACCCCGTACGCCCTGCCGCAGGCCGGCGCGATGCTGCACGCGCGCCGCCTGACCGAGGGCGAGCGCACGGCGCTGCCGGACGCGGTGCGCCTGTATGTGCATGTGGTACGGGGCCGAGTCGCCCTGGAGGGTGAGGAGTTGGGCCCCGGTGACGCGGCCCGGATCACGGGTGCGGAAGGGTTGGAGGCGGCCGCGGTGGCGGAGGCGGCGGAGCTGCTGGTGTGGGAGCTGCGCTGA
- a CDS encoding DNRLRE domain-containing protein, whose product MRRLRPVAVAVSLLMAVEAAVVVSTSGQAVALPGEAVPKVAEAAGAAKELGPATADSESAARLKARMQDRRIEVLGARTETSTVYVNPNGTVTEEAYAGPVRFEDDRGQWQTVDPSLREAPDGSLEAVGHPHDLKVGGRHAAPKGSKGQAGKAGGVSVPLVSLEDGTGRSMELGWFGALPAPVVEGEEDTIARYKDALPATDLLIESTRTGFEQFLELKNRSAVDANGEVSYSLTAKGLTAKASKDGSVTFTDAKGGVAGVLPSPVMWDARVDERSGEHTHRAKVGVKVAQDGDTVTLTMTPDAGFLAAKDTEFPVTVDPAINIGATFDTFVQQGYGTDQSAATELKIGNNGSGQIARSFLSFPMKNITGKQITAAKLNLYSFHSWSCTPKGWDVWTAGQAGTGTRWTNQPSWGSKQATSTQTKGFSSACNDGWVNADVTAMVKSWAANGNGSNHLGLRAADEGDPYGWKRFNSGNAASRTPYLSVTYNSIPGVPTLVAPAHQAATNDTTPTLSAKAIDGDGGQVRLDHEVWLNNGTAALRTGSTANVASGAPGTWTPAALPEGVYKWRSRAGDGSANSAWSAFRTLTVDTKAPAVSKIASGDFPAGQWSGTPDGKGDFTGAFTLTPPATDVRSVQWKIDSGAWQETATTGAAVTVRPVFRAGKHTLTARTKDAAGNVSAQSTHIFYAGSGAALLAPGDGDRPARRSELSAQGKTTDTGVRFQYRRGETDTWKDVPVAHVRRKGDGSTPTAWPAGVTAGLSEALTWNVTDTLTEDGAVEVRALFTDGTLTDASPANGITVDRNAGQAPSEEAGPGTVNLLTGDFGLSATDASGFDLSATRSFSSRRPAAGSQQDGQAAIFGPQWTGGTVAELTESDWVSLRRTSASSVALVDVDGDEVWFTAAPGGTWKAETGAEALALTGSLTDSFTLKESDGAASVFTKVDPAATTWQLSHTSLPTGNSTTTVISEKTTVAGKILARPKYVIAPTSAATATTCAGTPSTKGCRIMEYQYATATTATGSTLGDVTGQVNRIRLWTTVPGAATATATVVSQYAYDASGRLREQWDPRISPALKTAYTYDAVGRVTTLTPSGELPWTFRYGKAGASSVAGEGMLLEVSRPTLKAGSRDEQDGGKAATSIVYDVPLSGAKAPHQMRPADVSAWSQEEAPSDATAVFPADQVPASHDGGALSATDYRKATITYADVSGREVNSGLPGLHLTTTQYDRFGNTVFQLDATNRELALGSEAYQVNTQSELGILSDSPAERARKLSTVSVYSDDGKRKLEESGPLHLVTLTKQLAGDSDSPDVPTGTQVAARTRTVNRYDEGRPADATVTDQVTTTLVGAQVDGYPADGDVRTSTTAYDWAKGLPTRAVTDPAGLKLTRTTEYDTQGRIVKVALPKSTGTDAGATVTRYWSATGTGACAGRPEWADLACSTGPAGKITGGGGNPDELPLRTTEYDRWGNPTKVTEVANGLTRTTTTTYDAAGRSLTVHTTGGQGTATPAQTTTYAPESGAVATVSDGTTTIRHTYDVLGRTIAYDDGAGNVTRTQYDLRDRKIRVADSVPSESTYTYDNPAGLPTRVRDSVMGTIGEVTGFYDSDGRLYKQKLPWNMDVEFNYDPTGTETSRYWHWESGWTVQGEAAEYSIHDQVVAHTGYTGGGSSMEYTYDAAARLTKTDGWQAGATSHRAYTFDNNTNRTSLTTTVDDVDSGAPEVTTVNSAYDSADRLIAPGTVYDAFGRTTQQAGGAQNAYYANDLVRQITADGDRATWMLDAAGRLASWKTEAQAEDGTWGAAVTTTAHYGGTDDSPDWTSEPGGRISRNVEDLAGNLIATTSATGDVALTLTNLHGDVTTLIPLVSGTTPVVNAYDEYGTLRPGTDPARYGWLGGKQRSAETPSGVVLMGVRLYDPTIGRFLSVDPVYGGNANAYDYTFADPLNQYDLDGKWALVKNQWNRARNKATRIGRNPNWRSVYHSGKFAISAGALIHPVGRVRTVRGLWRAARSPKKTFKRCGGSAGNFWTCAGAGWGVQTVKNDFRNWNNNRKFRNAWNDSLTHTGRRSVCRKYTGKNSCR is encoded by the coding sequence ATGCGGCGTCTGCGTCCGGTTGCGGTGGCGGTGTCCCTGCTGATGGCGGTCGAGGCCGCGGTCGTGGTGTCGACGTCCGGTCAGGCGGTCGCGCTGCCCGGGGAAGCGGTGCCGAAGGTGGCCGAGGCCGCCGGGGCGGCGAAGGAACTCGGTCCGGCCACCGCCGACTCGGAGTCGGCCGCCCGGTTGAAGGCCCGGATGCAGGACCGGCGGATCGAGGTGCTCGGGGCACGTACCGAGACGTCGACGGTGTACGTGAACCCCAACGGCACGGTGACCGAGGAGGCTTACGCCGGTCCCGTCCGGTTCGAGGACGACAGAGGCCAGTGGCAGACGGTCGACCCGTCGCTGAGGGAGGCTCCGGACGGCTCGCTGGAGGCGGTCGGGCATCCGCACGACCTCAAGGTGGGCGGCAGGCATGCCGCGCCCAAGGGCTCGAAGGGCCAGGCCGGCAAGGCTGGTGGAGTGTCGGTGCCGCTGGTCTCCCTGGAGGACGGCACGGGCCGCAGCATGGAGCTGGGCTGGTTCGGCGCGCTGCCCGCGCCGGTCGTCGAGGGCGAGGAGGACACCATCGCCCGGTACAAGGACGCGCTTCCGGCGACGGACCTGCTGATCGAGTCGACACGTACCGGTTTCGAGCAGTTCCTTGAGCTCAAGAACCGTTCCGCCGTGGACGCCAACGGGGAGGTGTCCTACAGCCTGACGGCGAAGGGGCTGACCGCGAAGGCGAGCAAGGACGGTTCGGTCACCTTCACCGATGCCAAGGGCGGGGTGGCCGGTGTGCTGCCCTCGCCGGTGATGTGGGACGCGCGCGTCGACGAGCGCTCCGGGGAGCACACCCACCGGGCGAAGGTGGGCGTGAAGGTGGCCCAGGACGGCGACACGGTCACCCTGACCATGACGCCCGACGCGGGATTCCTGGCCGCGAAGGACACCGAGTTCCCGGTCACGGTCGACCCGGCGATCAACATCGGGGCGACCTTCGACACGTTCGTCCAGCAGGGGTACGGCACCGACCAGTCGGCGGCCACCGAGCTGAAGATCGGCAACAACGGCTCGGGGCAGATCGCCCGGTCGTTCCTGTCGTTCCCGATGAAGAACATCACGGGCAAGCAGATCACCGCGGCCAAGCTGAACCTGTACTCCTTCCACTCGTGGTCCTGCACGCCCAAGGGCTGGGACGTATGGACCGCGGGCCAGGCCGGCACGGGGACGCGCTGGACGAACCAGCCCTCCTGGGGCTCCAAGCAGGCCACCAGCACCCAGACCAAGGGCTTCTCCAGCGCGTGCAACGACGGCTGGGTCAACGCCGATGTGACGGCCATGGTCAAGTCCTGGGCAGCCAACGGTAACGGCTCCAACCACCTGGGGCTGCGCGCCGCGGACGAGGGCGACCCGTACGGCTGGAAGCGCTTCAACTCCGGTAACGCCGCCTCCAGGACGCCGTACCTCTCGGTCACCTACAACTCGATCCCGGGTGTCCCGACGCTGGTCGCCCCCGCCCATCAGGCCGCCACGAACGACACGACACCGACGCTGTCGGCGAAGGCGATCGACGGGGACGGCGGCCAGGTCCGGCTGGACCACGAGGTGTGGCTGAACAACGGCACCGCGGCGCTGCGCACCGGCTCCACCGCCAACGTGGCCTCCGGAGCCCCGGGCACCTGGACGCCGGCCGCACTGCCGGAGGGCGTCTACAAGTGGCGTTCGCGGGCGGGCGACGGTTCGGCCAACAGCGCCTGGTCCGCCTTCCGTACGCTGACTGTGGACACCAAGGCACCCGCCGTCTCGAAGATCGCGTCCGGTGACTTCCCGGCCGGGCAGTGGTCCGGCACCCCGGACGGCAAGGGCGACTTCACCGGCGCCTTCACCCTGACACCGCCTGCCACGGACGTCCGGAGCGTGCAGTGGAAGATCGACTCGGGCGCGTGGCAGGAGACCGCCACCACAGGCGCCGCCGTGACCGTCAGGCCGGTCTTCCGCGCGGGCAAGCACACCCTGACCGCGCGCACCAAGGACGCGGCGGGCAACGTCTCCGCACAGAGCACGCACATCTTCTACGCCGGGTCCGGTGCCGCGCTGCTGGCTCCTGGGGACGGTGACCGCCCGGCTCGCCGCAGCGAGTTGTCGGCGCAGGGCAAGACGACCGACACCGGGGTCCGCTTCCAGTACCGCCGCGGTGAGACGGACACCTGGAAGGACGTTCCGGTCGCCCATGTGCGCCGCAAGGGCGACGGCTCCACTCCGACCGCCTGGCCCGCCGGTGTCACCGCAGGCCTGTCCGAGGCGCTGACCTGGAACGTCACCGACACGCTCACCGAGGACGGAGCGGTCGAGGTACGTGCGCTGTTCACCGACGGCACCCTCACCGACGCCTCCCCGGCCAACGGCATCACCGTGGACCGCAACGCAGGCCAGGCCCCCAGCGAGGAGGCCGGCCCCGGCACGGTCAACCTGCTCACCGGTGACTTCGGCCTGTCGGCCACCGACGCCTCCGGGTTCGACCTGTCGGCCACGCGTTCCTTCTCCTCCCGCCGCCCGGCGGCCGGATCCCAGCAGGATGGCCAGGCAGCCATCTTCGGCCCGCAGTGGACCGGCGGAACCGTCGCCGAACTCACCGAGAGCGACTGGGTCTCCCTGCGCCGCACGTCGGCGTCCTCCGTCGCCCTCGTGGACGTGGACGGGGACGAGGTCTGGTTCACCGCCGCTCCGGGCGGCACCTGGAAGGCGGAGACCGGGGCCGAGGCCTTGGCCCTGACCGGCTCGCTGACCGACTCGTTCACGCTGAAGGAGTCCGACGGTGCCGCCTCGGTGTTCACCAAGGTGGACCCCGCCGCCACCACCTGGCAGCTGAGCCACACCTCCCTCCCCACGGGCAACTCCACCACCACGGTGATCTCGGAGAAGACCACCGTGGCCGGGAAAATCCTGGCCCGGCCCAAGTACGTGATCGCCCCCACCTCGGCCGCCACCGCGACGACGTGCGCGGGCACGCCGTCCACCAAGGGCTGCCGGATCATGGAGTACCAGTACGCCACGGCGACCACCGCCACGGGCTCCACGCTCGGTGACGTCACCGGGCAGGTGAACCGCATCCGCCTGTGGACCACCGTTCCGGGCGCGGCGACCGCGACGGCGACCGTGGTCTCCCAGTACGCGTACGACGCCTCGGGGCGCCTGCGCGAACAGTGGGACCCGCGGATCTCGCCCGCGCTGAAGACGGCCTACACCTACGACGCCGTCGGCCGTGTCACGACGCTGACGCCTTCCGGCGAGCTGCCGTGGACGTTCCGGTACGGCAAGGCCGGGGCCAGCAGCGTGGCCGGCGAGGGCATGCTCCTGGAGGTTTCCCGGCCGACGCTGAAGGCCGGCAGCCGCGACGAGCAGGACGGGGGCAAGGCGGCCACCTCGATCGTCTACGACGTGCCGCTGTCCGGTGCGAAGGCACCGCACCAGATGCGGCCCGCGGATGTCTCCGCCTGGAGTCAGGAGGAAGCTCCCTCGGACGCCACCGCCGTCTTCCCCGCCGACCAGGTTCCGGCTTCCCACGACGGCGGTGCCCTGAGCGCCACCGACTACAGGAAGGCCACCATCACCTACGCGGACGTCTCCGGGCGTGAGGTCAACTCCGGGCTGCCCGGGCTGCACCTGACCACCACCCAGTACGACCGGTTCGGCAACACCGTCTTCCAACTGGACGCCACCAACCGTGAACTCGCCCTGGGCAGCGAGGCCTACCAGGTCAACACCCAGAGCGAACTGGGAATCCTCTCCGACTCACCGGCCGAGCGCGCCCGCAAGCTGTCCACCGTGTCGGTGTACTCGGACGACGGCAAGCGGAAGCTGGAGGAGTCCGGACCGCTGCACCTGGTCACCCTGACCAAGCAGCTCGCCGGTGACTCCGACAGCCCGGACGTGCCGACCGGTACCCAGGTCGCGGCCCGTACCCGCACCGTCAACCGCTACGACGAGGGGCGTCCTGCCGACGCCACCGTCACCGATCAGGTCACCACCACGCTCGTGGGCGCCCAGGTCGACGGCTACCCGGCGGACGGGGACGTGCGGACCTCCACCACCGCCTACGACTGGGCCAAGGGCCTGCCCACCAGAGCGGTCACCGACCCGGCCGGCCTCAAGCTGACCCGTACCACCGAGTACGACACCCAGGGTCGGATCGTGAAGGTCGCCCTCCCCAAGTCCACCGGAACCGACGCGGGTGCCACGGTGACCCGCTACTGGTCCGCGACCGGCACCGGCGCGTGCGCCGGACGGCCGGAGTGGGCCGACCTGGCCTGCTCCACCGGCCCCGCCGGGAAGATTACCGGAGGGGGTGGCAACCCGGACGAACTGCCGCTCAGGACCACCGAGTACGACCGATGGGGCAACCCCACCAAGGTGACGGAGGTGGCCAACGGGCTGACCCGCACCACGACCACCACCTACGACGCGGCCGGACGCTCGCTCACGGTCCACACCACCGGCGGCCAGGGGACCGCGACTCCCGCGCAGACCACCACCTACGCCCCGGAGAGCGGCGCCGTGGCCACCGTCTCCGACGGCACCACGACCATCCGCCACACCTACGACGTACTCGGCCGCACCATCGCGTACGACGACGGTGCCGGGAACGTCACCCGCACCCAGTACGACCTGCGCGACCGCAAGATCCGTGTCGCCGACTCCGTACCGTCCGAAAGCACGTACACCTACGACAACCCGGCGGGCCTGCCGACCCGGGTGCGCGACTCGGTGATGGGCACCATCGGTGAGGTCACCGGCTTCTACGACTCCGACGGCCGCCTCTACAAGCAGAAGCTGCCGTGGAACATGGACGTCGAGTTCAACTACGACCCCACCGGCACCGAGACCTCCCGCTACTGGCACTGGGAGTCCGGCTGGACCGTCCAGGGAGAGGCGGCCGAGTATTCGATTCATGACCAGGTCGTCGCCCACACCGGCTACACCGGCGGTGGTTCCTCCATGGAGTACACCTACGACGCGGCGGCCCGCCTCACCAAGACCGACGGCTGGCAGGCCGGCGCCACCAGCCACCGCGCGTACACCTTCGACAACAACACCAACCGCACGTCCCTGACGACCACGGTGGACGACGTCGACAGCGGCGCCCCTGAGGTCACGACCGTCAACTCCGCCTACGACAGCGCCGACCGGCTCATCGCGCCCGGCACCGTCTACGACGCCTTCGGCCGTACCACCCAGCAGGCCGGCGGCGCCCAGAACGCCTACTACGCCAACGACCTGGTCCGCCAGATCACTGCCGACGGCGATCGCGCCACCTGGATGCTGGACGCGGCCGGACGCCTTGCCTCCTGGAAGACCGAGGCGCAGGCAGAGGACGGCACCTGGGGTGCTGCTGTCACCACCACTGCCCACTACGGAGGCACCGATGACAGCCCCGACTGGACCAGCGAGCCGGGAGGCAGGATCAGCCGCAACGTGGAGGACCTCGCCGGCAATCTGATCGCGACCACCAGCGCCACCGGGGACGTCGCTCTGACACTCACCAACCTGCACGGTGACGTCACGACCCTGATCCCTCTGGTCAGCGGCACGACCCCGGTGGTCAACGCCTATGACGAGTACGGCACCCTGCGGCCCGGTACCGACCCCGCCCGATACGGCTGGCTCGGCGGCAAGCAGCGCTCCGCCGAGACTCCCAGCGGCGTCGTCCTCATGGGCGTTCGCCTCTACGACCCCACCATCGGCCGGTTCCTCTCCGTCGACCCGGTCTACGGCGGCAACGCCAACGCGTACGACTACACCTTCGCGGATCCGCTCAACCAG